In the Nocardia asteroides genome, TTGGTGTAGAAGCGCAGCGTCGAGGTGACCGCCGCCATCGCGGCGGTGGCGATGAGCGGGTCGACCCACGGGGTGTCCGGGCCCCAGAACCGGCTGCCGTCCGCGGTGTACGGGTACTTCGCCGCCGCCGACTCCATGTAGAAGAGCGAGTCGGGCAGCGCGATGGAGGCGAAGCCGACCTCCTCGGCGGTCTTCGCCAGCGCGGGCAGCTGCTCGAGCGGGCTCAGCGCGATCCCGACGGTGAACTTCAGCGGGGTGCTCATGCCGGACGCTCCGATCCGACGACCCACATGGAGAAGTACTGCGAGCCGCCGCCGTAGGCGTGGCCGAGCGCCTTGCGCGCGCCGGGCACCTGATAATCACCGGCCCGGTCCATGACCTGCTTGGCCGCCTCGGCGAAGCGGATCATGCCGGAGGCGCCGATCGGGTTGGAGGAGAGCACGCCGCCGGAGGGGTTCACCGGCAGCTGGCCGCCGATCTCGGTCTCGCCCTTCTCGGTGAGCTTCCAGCCCTCGCCCTGCGCGGCGAAGCCCAGGTTCTCCAGCCACATGGGCTCGAACCAGGAGAAGGGAACGTAGATCTCGGCCGCGTCGATCTCGGCCAGCGGATCCTTGATTCCCGCTGCTTCCCAGAGCGCGGCCGCGGCGTCCCGCCCGGCCTGCGGGTTCACCTGGTCGCGGCCCGCGTAGGTGGTCGGCTCGGTGCGCATCGCGGTGCCGTGCACCCAGGCGACCTTGCGGCCGGTGGCCTCGACCGCCTCGGCGGCCTCCGCGTCCCCGATGACCAGCGCGCAGGCGCCGTCCGATGAGGGGCAGGTCTCGTCGAAGCGGATCGGATCCCAGAGCATCTGCGAGGCCAGCACCGACTCCACGGTGATGTCCGGCTGGCGCAGGTGCGCGAGCGGGTTCTTGGCGCCGTTGCGCCGGTCCTTGGCCGCGACCATGGCGCCGATGTGCAGCGGCGCGCCCGAGCGGCGGATGTAGGAGCGCACGTGCGGGGCGAAGTAGCCGCCGGCGCCCGCGCCGACCGGCATGGTGAAGGGCACCGGAATCGACAGCGCCCACATGGCATTCGACTCGGACTGCTTTTCCCAGGAGACCGCGAGCACCTTCCGGTGCACGCCCGCCTGCACCAGGTTGGCGGCGACGACACTGGTCGAGCCGCCTACCGAGCCTGCGGTGTGCACCCGGATCATCGGCTTGCCGACCGCGCCGAGCGCGTCGGCCATGTACAGCTCCGGCATCATGACGCCCTCGAAGAAGTCGGGCGCCTTGCCGACGACGACGGCGTCGATCTCGGCGATGGTGACGCCGGAATCGGCGAGTGCGCGATCGATCGCCTCCCGGCACATGCCCGCCATGGACACGTCGGTGCGTTTCGTCACGTGATTGGTTTGACCGGTGCCGAGCACCGCGGCCGGGAAGCTCATCGGTTCTCCGATTCGATGACGGTGACCAGGTTCTGCTGCAGGACCGGGCCGCTGGTCGCGTGGGCCAGCGCCCGGTTCGCGGAACCCGAGATGATCGCCTCTGCCGCGTAGCCGATGCGCTCCAGCCCGGCGGCGAACATGGGGTTGCCCGCCAGCGCGCCGCCGGAGGGGTTGATCCTGGTCTCCGGCTTCAGCCCGATGGCATCGGCCAGGATCAGCTGCTGGTGGCTGAACTGCGCGTGCAGCTCGGCGATGTCGAAGCCCGCGGTGTCGCCGCCGGTGACGGCCTGCGCGGCCGCCGCGGTGGAGGGCGAGCGGGTGAGGTCGCGGACGCCGAACGCCTGCGCGTCGATGCGGTGCGCCATGCCGGTGATCCAGGCGGGGCGGTCGCAGAGTTCGCGGGCCCGGTCACCGACCGCGAGCACGATGGCGGCGGCGCCGTCGGTCACCGGCGCGACGTCGTGCGCCCGGAACGGGTTGGCGGTGTAGGGATTCGCGAGCAGCGCGTCCACATCGCCATCGGCCCCGGCGGCGACCGCGGCCATGTCGCGCTCGGACCAGCGGCCCGCATCCAGCCCGGCGCGCGCCTGCAACCCGGCCACCGAGACGGCGTCCGGCCAGAGCGGCCCGACCAGGTACGGATCCAGCTGCATGGTCAGGGTCCGGCGCAGGGTGCCCGCCGACGACTTGCCGAAGCCGTAGACCAGGGCGGTCTGCGCCTGGCCGGAGCGGAGCTTCACCCACGCCTCGTAGAGCGCCCAGGCGGCGTCCATCTCCACGTGCGACTCGTTGATCGGCGGAACCGCGCCGATCGAGTCGACCGCGGAGATGAAGGAGAAGGCGCGCCCGGCCAGCCAGTCGGAGGAGCCGGAGCACCAGAAGTCGATGTCCGACTTGTCGATTCCGAGCCGGTCGTAGAGCTTCTGGAAGATCGGCACCAGCATCTCCACGCCGTTCGTGGTGCCGAAGGTCTCGGGCACGTGCGGGGCGTGGGCGAAGCCGACGACTGCGATGTCGGTGGCGTGGTCGGTCACGATTGGCCTCACAGGTGGTGTTTGTAGGTCTCGTAGTCGGCGTCCGGTTCGCCGCTCGGCCGGAAGTGGTCCACGTTCTCCAGCCCGTGGCCCCACTCCTCGCGCGGTTTCCAGACCGCCTCCACCCGCATGCCCATCCGCACCTCGCTCGCGTCGCAGCCGAGCACCAGGTGCAGCACCGGGATGTCGGCGCCGTCGAGCAGCACGTAGGCCGCGACGTACGGCGGCTTGATCCGCTGCCCGAGGAACGGGACGTTCACGATGCAGAAGGTGGTGACGGTGCCGGAGTCGCTGAGCTCGACCATGTCGTCGGTGGGGATGCCGTCGGTGGGGCTGGCGCCGCGCGGCGGGAAGTAGACCTTGCCGTTGGCGTCGGTGCGGCCGCCGATGAGCTTGCCTTCGGCCAGCCCGCGCAGGTAGACCGTTTCCTGAGGAGAGGCGGTGTGGTTGTAGTGCAGCTCCACCGGCGTGGTCAGAATCGTCACCGGCTCGGCGGCGGCGGAATCCGCCGCGGGCTCGGCGGTTTCGCCGGGGACGAAGTGCGCGATGTCGTTGATCGAGCCGGTGCGCTCGGCCGCCCACCGCACCCGGACCCGGAGGCCGGTGCGCATGTCGTCCGCGCTCGGCACGTCGACGGCGTGCAGCAGGGCGGTGTCGGCGCCGTCCAGCTGGATCAGCGCCCAGGCGAAGGGCCGGTCGAACGGCTGACCGGGCAGTGGGTCGCTCACCCAGCTCCACGACGTCACGGTGCCGACCTCGGCCACGTCGACGAACTCGGTCAGCGGCTCGCTGGTCACCGGGTCGAACTCGGCCGGTGGCACGAGCACCCGGCCGTCCGAGCCGCGGATGCCGGTGATCGTGCCTGCGCGCAGCCCGCCGAGGAAGGCGCCGATGATCGGGCCGACCGATCTGGTGTAGTCGAAGTGCACCCGCAGGGGCGCGCTGAGTACGTCGGGCGCATGATCCGGATCATTGCCGGGTGCGGCCGCGACGACGGCGGAAGCAGTATTCCCCTGAGTCACGACATCGAGTAGAACAGGTTCTTATTCTGCTGGCAAGCAGTTGGCCGCGAAAGGGGTCGATCGTGAAGTTCGGATTGCAACTGGGGTATTGGATGGCCGCCCCGCCCGCCAACGCGGGCGAGATGGTGACGGCGGCCGAGGAGGCCGGTTTCGACGCGGTGTTCGCCGCCGAGTCGTGGGGCTCGGACGCCTTCGGCCCGCTCGCCTGGTGGGGCTCGCGGACCAGCCGGGTGCGGCTCGGCACCTCGGTGGTGCAGCTCTCCGCGCGCACCCCGACCTCCACCGCCATGCACGCGCTCACCCTCGACCACCTCAGCGGCGGCCGGGCGGTGCTCGGGCTCGGCGTCTCCGGCCCGCAGGTGGTGGAGGGGTGGTACGGCCAGCCGTTCGCCAAGCCGTTGCAGCGGACCAGGGAGTACGTCGACATCGTGCGCCGGGTGCTGGCCCGCGAGGCCCCGGTGACCAGCGCGGGCCCGCACTACCCGCTGCCCTACACCGGGCCGGGCGCCTCCGGGCTCGGCAAGCCGCTCAAGCCGATCACGCACCCGCTGCGCGCGGATCTGCCCATTTGGCTGGGGGCCGAGGGGCCGAAGAACGTCGCGCTGACCGCCGAGATCGCGGACGGCTGGCTGGCCATCTACTACGCCCCCCGGCTCGCCGGGATGTACAACGAGTGGCTGGACGAGGGGTTCGCGCGCGCGGGCGCCCGGCGTTCGCGGGCGGACTTCGAGATCGCCGCCAGCTGCCAGGTGGTCGTCACCGACGACGCCGCGGCCGAGATCGAGCGGATGCGCTGGGTGATGTCGCTCTACATCGGCGGCATGGGCGCGCCGGAACTCAACTTCCACGCGCACGTGTACCGGCGCATGGGCTACGACCGCGAGGTCGACGAGATCACCGAGCTCTTCCGGGCCGGGAAGAAGGCGGAGGCCGCCGCGGCGGTGCCGGACGAGATGATCCTCGACACCGCCATCATCGGCGACGAGGACCACGTGCGGG is a window encoding:
- a CDS encoding thiolase domain-containing protein; the encoded protein is MSFPAAVLGTGQTNHVTKRTDVSMAGMCREAIDRALADSGVTIAEIDAVVVGKAPDFFEGVMMPELYMADALGAVGKPMIRVHTAGSVGGSTSVVAANLVQAGVHRKVLAVSWEKQSESNAMWALSIPVPFTMPVGAGAGGYFAPHVRSYIRRSGAPLHIGAMVAAKDRRNGAKNPLAHLRQPDITVESVLASQMLWDPIRFDETCPSSDGACALVIGDAEAAEAVEATGRKVAWVHGTAMRTEPTTYAGRDQVNPQAGRDAAAALWEAAGIKDPLAEIDAAEIYVPFSWFEPMWLENLGFAAQGEGWKLTEKGETEIGGQLPVNPSGGVLSSNPIGASGMIRFAEAAKQVMDRAGDYQVPGARKALGHAYGGGSQYFSMWVVGSERPA
- a CDS encoding thiolase domain-containing protein → MTDHATDIAVVGFAHAPHVPETFGTTNGVEMLVPIFQKLYDRLGIDKSDIDFWCSGSSDWLAGRAFSFISAVDSIGAVPPINESHVEMDAAWALYEAWVKLRSGQAQTALVYGFGKSSAGTLRRTLTMQLDPYLVGPLWPDAVSVAGLQARAGLDAGRWSERDMAAVAAGADGDVDALLANPYTANPFRAHDVAPVTDGAAAIVLAVGDRARELCDRPAWITGMAHRIDAQAFGVRDLTRSPSTAAAAQAVTGGDTAGFDIAELHAQFSHQQLILADAIGLKPETRINPSGGALAGNPMFAAGLERIGYAAEAIISGSANRALAHATSGPVLQQNLVTVIESENR
- a CDS encoding Zn-ribbon domain-containing OB-fold protein, translated to MTQGNTASAVVAAAPGNDPDHAPDVLSAPLRVHFDYTRSVGPIIGAFLGGLRAGTITGIRGSDGRVLVPPAEFDPVTSEPLTEFVDVAEVGTVTSWSWVSDPLPGQPFDRPFAWALIQLDGADTALLHAVDVPSADDMRTGLRVRVRWAAERTGSINDIAHFVPGETAEPAADSAAAEPVTILTTPVELHYNHTASPQETVYLRGLAEGKLIGGRTDANGKVYFPPRGASPTDGIPTDDMVELSDSGTVTTFCIVNVPFLGQRIKPPYVAAYVLLDGADIPVLHLVLGCDASEVRMGMRVEAVWKPREEWGHGLENVDHFRPSGEPDADYETYKHHL
- a CDS encoding LLM class F420-dependent oxidoreductase, producing MKFGLQLGYWMAAPPANAGEMVTAAEEAGFDAVFAAESWGSDAFGPLAWWGSRTSRVRLGTSVVQLSARTPTSTAMHALTLDHLSGGRAVLGLGVSGPQVVEGWYGQPFAKPLQRTREYVDIVRRVLAREAPVTSAGPHYPLPYTGPGASGLGKPLKPITHPLRADLPIWLGAEGPKNVALTAEIADGWLAIYYAPRLAGMYNEWLDEGFARAGARRSRADFEIAASCQVVVTDDAAAEIERMRWVMSLYIGGMGAPELNFHAHVYRRMGYDREVDEITELFRAGKKAEAAAAVPDEMILDTAIIGDEDHVRAQLPVWEKAGVTMLLVSVPDLESMRRIAPLVQG